In a genomic window of Porphyromonadaceae bacterium W3.11:
- a CDS encoding ABC transporter permease has protein sequence MRESRKIFYRFIVGALLLNVLWWLASIVIDGNAMISPIKVYKALPEVLVEGNMLHHLGASMRRLFIGIPIALILGVLIALLMFYFRLFGKMMSAFTYLAYPIPKLALLPIVMLIAGLGDGGKITMIVLIVIFQVIVNVRDSLSNIPKECFLISTSLNASQIKVFRHIILPATLPEILSTTRVAIGTAISVLFVTETYGTDKGMGYFIIDSWMRFNYIDMYSGIIVLSMAGFFLFILIDILEHVLCGWKEVTNYQQN, from the coding sequence ATGAGAGAGTCTCGCAAAATATTTTATCGTTTCATCGTTGGAGCTCTTCTCCTGAACGTGCTATGGTGGTTAGCCTCTATAGTAATAGACGGTAACGCCATGATCTCTCCCATTAAGGTCTATAAGGCATTGCCAGAAGTCTTAGTAGAGGGTAATATGCTACATCATCTAGGTGCTAGCATGAGGCGGTTATTCATAGGCATTCCGATAGCCTTGATACTAGGGGTATTGATCGCCTTACTAATGTTTTATTTTCGTCTGTTTGGTAAAATGATGAGTGCCTTTACCTACCTCGCCTACCCTATTCCTAAGTTAGCACTGCTGCCGATCGTTATGCTTATAGCAGGCTTAGGAGATGGAGGAAAGATTACTATGATCGTACTGATCGTCATTTTCCAAGTGATTGTTAATGTCAGAGATAGCCTCTCGAATATCCCCAAAGAATGTTTCCTCATCAGTACGTCACTCAATGCAAGTCAGATTAAGGTATTCAGGCACATCATATTGCCCGCGACACTGCCCGAAATACTTTCAACCACAAGGGTAGCGATAGGGACGGCCATCTCTGTCCTCTTTGTGACCGAGACATACGGTACAGACAAGGGCATGGGATATTTTATCATAGACTCATGGATGCGATTTAATTACATAGACATGTATAGCGGGATTATCGTCCTTAGTATGGCTGGATTTTTCCTATTCATACTCATAGATATCCTCGAACATGTACTTTGTGGATGGAAAGAGGTGACCAATTACCAACAAAATTAA